A portion of the Burkholderia pseudomultivorans genome contains these proteins:
- the cdpA gene encoding cyclic di-GMP phosphodiesterase CdpA: MPARAGAPRRDDTVRNWLEQTVGTVDFLAHVDRELRFLYVSDASLRFIGYHRDYLHTLTLRDLIAEQDTSALEGLLARAARSGQVEKATMCIVKSLTYPLDVELRAVKSRHHGVDGFAIAAFDVSSWRALEARLTYEMHHDPMTGLDNLSALVPALMRAQQSADEGGTCAALLLLDLDDYQRINRALGYDAGDTLLRETAQRLRTLVSPGERLARVASDKFAVVLGAPDRAQASDAAGALARRLQAAVREPYVYHGQPVHLSASIGIALYPDERPPSHRAQHHSPLLRRADHALAQAKASGGNALAFHTPVDDPADAERLKLEADLYDGVRNGEFSLHFQPITRSQSGAVVGVEALIRWRHPVHGLVPPATFIPLAESIGLINYLGNWVLKAACMQLVAWDRQGLALQYVAVNVSPQQFRDPRFTQSVREAITLTGIDPRRIVLEITESLLMHDPAHAKELLEELTELGIRFAIDDFGTGYSSLAYLQRFPLAKLKIDRSFVENLLTSRNDRAIVSAVVGLAQTLDLELVAEGVETEAQRELLTEMGCNHIQGWLVCQALPSEELARRFEAQQLRLHAAA, from the coding sequence ATGCCCGCGCGCGCCGGCGCGCCGCGCCGCGACGACACCGTACGCAACTGGCTGGAACAGACGGTCGGCACGGTGGACTTCCTCGCCCATGTCGACCGCGAACTGCGCTTCCTGTACGTGTCCGACGCCAGCCTGCGCTTCATCGGCTACCACCGCGACTATCTGCATACGCTGACGCTGCGCGACCTGATCGCCGAACAGGATACCTCGGCGCTCGAAGGCCTGCTTGCGCGCGCCGCGCGCTCGGGCCAGGTCGAGAAGGCGACGATGTGCATCGTCAAGTCGCTGACCTACCCGCTCGACGTCGAGCTGCGCGCGGTCAAGAGCCGCCACCACGGCGTCGACGGCTTCGCGATCGCGGCGTTCGACGTGTCGTCGTGGCGCGCGCTCGAGGCGCGCCTCACCTACGAGATGCATCACGACCCGATGACGGGGCTCGACAACCTGTCCGCGCTCGTGCCCGCGCTGATGCGCGCGCAGCAGTCCGCCGACGAGGGCGGCACCTGCGCGGCGCTGCTGCTGCTCGATCTCGACGACTACCAGCGGATCAACCGCGCGCTCGGCTACGACGCCGGCGACACGCTGCTGCGCGAAACCGCGCAGCGGCTGCGCACGCTCGTCTCGCCCGGCGAGCGGCTCGCGCGCGTCGCGAGCGACAAGTTCGCGGTCGTGCTCGGCGCGCCGGACCGCGCGCAGGCCAGCGACGCGGCGGGCGCGCTCGCGCGCCGGCTGCAGGCCGCGGTCCGCGAACCTTACGTGTATCACGGGCAGCCCGTGCACCTGTCGGCGAGCATCGGCATCGCGCTGTACCCGGACGAGCGGCCGCCGTCGCATCGCGCGCAACACCACAGCCCGCTGCTGCGGCGCGCGGACCATGCGCTCGCCCAGGCGAAGGCCTCGGGCGGCAATGCGCTCGCGTTCCATACGCCGGTCGACGATCCGGCCGACGCCGAGCGGCTGAAGCTCGAAGCCGACCTGTACGACGGCGTGCGCAACGGCGAATTCTCGCTGCACTTCCAACCGATCACGCGCAGCCAGTCGGGCGCCGTGGTCGGCGTCGAGGCGCTGATCCGCTGGCGCCATCCGGTGCACGGCCTGGTGCCGCCGGCGACCTTCATCCCGCTCGCCGAATCGATCGGCCTGATCAACTATCTCGGCAACTGGGTGCTGAAGGCCGCGTGCATGCAGCTCGTCGCGTGGGACCGCCAGGGCCTCGCGCTGCAATACGTCGCGGTCAACGTGTCGCCGCAGCAGTTCCGCGACCCGCGCTTCACGCAGAGCGTGCGCGAGGCGATCACGCTGACGGGCATCGACCCGCGCCGCATCGTGCTCGAAATCACCGAAAGCCTGCTGATGCACGATCCCGCGCACGCGAAGGAACTGCTCGAGGAACTGACCGAGCTCGGCATCCGCTTCGCGATCGACGATTTCGGCACCGGCTATTCGAGCCTCGCCTACCTGCAGCGCTTCCCGCTCGCGAAGCTGAAGATCGACCGCAGCTTCGTCGAGAACCTGCTGACCTCGCGCAACGACCGCGCGATCGTGTCGGCGGTGGTCGGCCTCGCGCAGACGCTCGACCTCGAACTCGTCGCGGAAGGCGTCGAGACCGAGGCGCAGCGCGAATTGCTGACCGAGATGGGCTGCAACCATATCCAGGGCTGGCTCGTATGCCAGGCGCTGCCGTCCGAGGAACTCGCGCGGCGCTTCGAGGCGCAGCAGCTGCGCCTGCACGCGGCGGCCTGA
- a CDS encoding peroxiredoxin: MKRKLLVGAVAALVAGHALLAQAELKPGDAAPDFTTQASLGGKTYTYSLADALKHGPVVLYFYPAAFTKGCTIEAHAFADAVDRYKAYGATVIGVSADNIDTLTKFSVSECRSKFPVAADPDAKIIREYDAKLPALDRANRVSYVISPEGKILYEYTSLSPDKHVENTLAAVKAWADAHPKP; this comes from the coding sequence ATGAAGCGAAAACTGTTGGTGGGCGCCGTCGCGGCGCTGGTGGCCGGCCATGCGCTGCTCGCGCAGGCGGAACTGAAGCCGGGCGACGCGGCGCCCGATTTTACGACCCAGGCGTCGCTGGGCGGCAAGACTTACACGTACTCGCTCGCCGATGCGCTGAAGCACGGCCCGGTCGTGCTGTATTTCTACCCGGCCGCGTTCACGAAGGGCTGCACGATCGAGGCGCACGCGTTCGCGGACGCGGTCGACCGCTACAAGGCGTACGGCGCGACGGTGATCGGCGTATCCGCCGACAATATCGACACGCTGACGAAGTTTTCGGTGAGCGAGTGCCGCAGCAAGTTCCCGGTCGCGGCCGACCCGGACGCGAAGATCATCCGCGAGTACGACGCGAAGCTGCCGGCGCTCGACCGCGCGAACCGCGTGTCCTACGTGATTTCGCCGGAAGGGAAGATTCTGTATGAATACACGAGCCTGTCGCCCGACAAGCACGTGGAGAACACGCTGGCCGCCGTGAAGGCGTGGGCGGACGCGCATCCGAAGCCGTAA
- a CDS encoding NAD(P)H-binding protein produces the protein MTTKVLLIGATGRTGQACADLLLEQPEFELTALVRRHGYALPGAKVVEADLTGDFSHAFQGVTHVIYAAGSAESEGAAEEEQVDRDAVARAAEYALAYNVQKLVVISSLSAYWPERSPEALRHYSQMKREGDERVIASGVDYVILRPGPLADTPGVGKIALTEERVEPAPPVSRQDVAWAAIEAIKLGISRKIIGFVGGSVPIEQALRA, from the coding sequence ATGACGACGAAGGTACTGCTGATTGGCGCGACCGGCCGCACGGGCCAGGCCTGTGCGGATCTGCTGCTCGAGCAGCCGGAATTCGAGCTCACGGCGCTCGTGCGCCGGCACGGCTATGCGCTGCCGGGCGCGAAGGTCGTCGAGGCCGATCTGACGGGCGATTTCTCGCACGCGTTCCAGGGCGTCACGCATGTCATCTATGCGGCCGGTTCGGCCGAGTCGGAAGGCGCGGCCGAAGAGGAACAGGTCGACCGCGACGCGGTCGCGCGCGCGGCCGAGTATGCGCTCGCGTACAACGTCCAGAAGCTGGTCGTGATCAGTTCGCTGTCCGCGTACTGGCCCGAGCGCAGCCCCGAGGCGCTGCGTCATTATTCACAGATGAAACGCGAAGGCGACGAGCGCGTGATCGCGTCGGGCGTCGACTACGTGATCCTGCGCCCGGGCCCGCTCGCCGACACGCCCGGCGTCGGCAAGATCGCGCTGACCGAGGAGCGCGTCGAGCCCGCGCCGCCGGTCTCGCGCCAGGACGTCGCGTGGGCCGCGATCGAGGCGATCAAGCTCGGCATCTCGCGCAAGATCATCGGCTTCGTCGGCGGCAGCGTGCCGATCGAGCAGGCGCTGCGCGCGTGA